The following coding sequences lie in one Arabidopsis thaliana chromosome 3, partial sequence genomic window:
- a CDS encoding uncharacterized protein (unknown protein; LOCATED IN: endomembrane system; Has 30201 Blast hits to 17322 proteins in 780 species: Archae - 12; Bacteria - 1396; Metazoa - 17338; Fungi - 3422; Plants - 5037; Viruses - 0; Other Eukaryotes - 2996 (source: NCBI BLink).) yields the protein MNQATLLSENHFVFCFSHDLISFLSSKAVYVQNDGRVTWADNSQVTHLNRAMQASVLLGRSCAFSGFGQIFPPLLFEMLA from the coding sequence ATGAACCAAGCAACTCTTTTATCTGAAAACCActttgtgttctgtttctccCATGATCTTATCTCTTTCCTCTCATCAAAAGCTGTGTATGTACAGAACGATGGGAGAGTGACTTGGGCTGACAATTCTCAAGTTACACACTTAAACAGGGCTATGCAAGCCTCTGTTTTATTGGGTCGGAGTTGCGCCTTCTCTGGTTTTGGGCAGATTTTTCCTCCACTACTTTTTGAGATGCTGGCGTGA